The following proteins come from a genomic window of Rutidosis leptorrhynchoides isolate AG116_Rl617_1_P2 chromosome 10, CSIRO_AGI_Rlap_v1, whole genome shotgun sequence:
- the LOC139870643 gene encoding transcription repressor MYB6-like produces the protein MGRLGRTEKKKKQINDGNVAGLGVGVKKGPWTPEEDRKLMSYVQQFGHGSWRSLPAKAGLKRCGKSCRLRWTNYLRPDIKRGKFSLEEERTIIQLHALLGNRWSTIAAHLPRRTDNEIKNHWNSHIKKRMTKKGIDPMTHKPKSGSQLLGSNLNHMAQWEAARLEAEARLQNPKNQPPNSSNHGLEKPHTTIAPSYVPCLDVLKVWQGNLWSNYSISNESLQSLISTSNASLSTPMPALNHVESNGWFDNQGPTMQENDLVETLMGPFEDSNDVMVIDGYPLKSPDLWDELVDLLDGGWNSLPSNFTMVSTPPASPVF, from the exons ATGGGTAGATTAGGTCGAACTGAGAAGAAAAAGAAACAAATCAACGACGGTAACGTTGCTGGATTGGGAGTCGGTGTGAAGAAAGGGCCATGGACACCAGAAGAAGATCGAAAGCTTATGTCCTACGTACAACAATTTGGTCATGGAAGTTGGCGTTCTTTGCCTGCTAAAGCCG GGCTTAAGAGATGTGGAAAGAGTTGTAGGTTGAGATGGACGAACTATTTAAGGCCGGATATTAAAAGAGGAAAGTTTAGTTTGGAAGAGGAGCGTACGATTATCCAACTTCATGCTCTACTTGGTAACAG ATGGTCAACCATTGCCGCTCACTTGCCAAGAAGGACTGATAACGAGATAAAGAATCACTGGAACTCGCACATCAAGAAGAGAATGACTAAAAAGGGTATTGATCCAATGACCCACAAACCAAAGAGTGGCTCACAACTCTTAGGTTCCAACCTAAACCACATGGCTCAATGGGAGGCCGCTCGGCTTGAAGCCGAAGCTAGGCTTCAAAATCCCAAGAACCAACCACCCAATTCTTCTAATCATGGACTTGAAAAACCACACACAACAATTGCACCATCTTATGTACCATGTCTTGATGTCCTCAAGGTATGGCAAGGAAACTTATGGTCAAATTACTCAATCAGCAATGAGAGCCTCCAATCACTAATCTCCACATCAAATGCATCACTTTCAACACCCATGCCAGCATTGAACCATGTTGAGAGCAATGGTTGGTTTGATAATCAAGGTCCTACCATGCAAGAGAATGATCTTGTTGAAACACTAATGGGGCCATTCGAGGACTCTAATGATGTTATGGTCATTGATGGTTATCCTTTGAAATCCCCTGATTTATGGGACGAACTTGTTGATCTTTTGGATGGTGGTTGGAATAGTCTACCTAGTAACTTTACCATGGTCTCAACACCACCAGCTTCTCCTGTTTTCTAA